A genomic stretch from Sporocytophaga myxococcoides DSM 11118 includes:
- a CDS encoding C40 family peptidase — translation MHFFKVIKTVVNPILFSTIFVAAMVSCKSSKQSISAKNHHSNTKIVKTDKASEDKAHQVITSARSYLGTHYKYGGTTKSGIDCSGLVCNSYKTIEITLPRTSTAQSEFGKTVKIGEVKEGDLLFFSDNKGGNKINHVGLVTEVKSNSVKFIHSTTKMGVIEDDLYSDYYHPRFVKAVRILN, via the coding sequence ATGCATTTCTTCAAAGTTATCAAAACAGTAGTTAACCCAATCTTATTCTCAACGATTTTTGTTGCTGCGATGGTTTCCTGTAAGTCATCGAAACAAAGTATATCCGCGAAAAATCATCATTCGAATACTAAGATAGTAAAAACCGATAAGGCCAGTGAAGACAAGGCTCATCAGGTAATCACTTCTGCCAGATCATATCTTGGTACCCACTACAAGTATGGAGGAACAACAAAATCAGGCATTGATTGCTCAGGTCTGGTTTGCAATTCCTACAAAACAATTGAGATTACTCTACCCAGGACCTCAACGGCCCAAAGCGAATTTGGAAAAACTGTAAAAATAGGAGAAGTCAAAGAAGGCGATCTTCTATTCTTTAGCGATAATAAAGGTGGAAATAAAATAAACCATGTTGGTCTTGTTACAGAGGTAAAGAGCAACAGTGTCAAATTCATTCATTCAACAACCAAAATGGGGGTTATTGAAGATGACCTATATTCGGATTATTATCATCCGCGGTTTGTGAAAGCGGTCAGGATATTAAACTAA
- a CDS encoding FAD-binding oxidoreductase — protein sequence MNTQTITENFIDELVKITGPEFVFTDSESLEKYGQDETEDLVFLPHVVVKPANPQEISLIIRLANQHKIPVTPRGAGTGLSGGALPVEKGILLSTERLNKIISIDEKNFQATVETGVVTQIFQEAVIAKGLFYPPDPSSRGSCFIGGNLAESSGGPKAVKYGVTKDYVLNLEVVLPTGEIIWTGANVLKNATGYNLTQLMIGSEGTLGIITKVVFRLIPHPPKDIVMLIPFRSSEQACEAVNTILHTGVRPSALEFMERDAIEWSVRYLNLDLDLPQDVEAHLLVEVDGNDLDLLSRDAEKIYEAVSGFDIYEPLFADSAQQKEDLWKVRRNVGHAVKSNSIYKEEDTVVPRAELPALIKEIKRISNKYNFKSVCYGHAGDGNLHVNIVRGNLSEKEWNENIQEGIKELFKYTVAVGGTISGEHGIGYVQRPYIEIAIGEKQLELMREIKKAFDPNGILNPNKIF from the coding sequence ATGAATACGCAAACGATTACGGAAAATTTTATTGATGAGTTGGTAAAAATTACTGGCCCTGAGTTTGTGTTCACAGATTCTGAATCATTGGAAAAATATGGTCAGGATGAGACAGAAGATCTTGTTTTTCTCCCTCATGTGGTTGTGAAGCCTGCCAATCCTCAGGAAATCAGTTTGATAATCAGGCTTGCCAATCAACATAAAATTCCTGTTACACCCAGAGGTGCTGGTACTGGCTTGAGTGGTGGAGCATTGCCTGTTGAAAAGGGGATTCTTCTTTCTACAGAAAGACTTAATAAGATTATTTCCATAGATGAAAAAAATTTTCAGGCTACTGTGGAGACTGGGGTTGTGACTCAAATATTTCAGGAAGCAGTAATTGCTAAGGGCCTGTTTTACCCTCCTGACCCTTCAAGCAGAGGAAGCTGTTTTATCGGAGGAAACCTTGCAGAGTCTTCAGGGGGGCCGAAAGCAGTAAAATACGGTGTTACCAAAGATTACGTATTGAACCTTGAAGTGGTTTTGCCTACAGGGGAAATTATCTGGACGGGTGCCAATGTATTGAAAAATGCAACCGGATATAACCTCACGCAACTAATGATTGGAAGTGAAGGTACACTCGGTATTATAACAAAAGTAGTTTTCAGGCTTATACCTCACCCTCCTAAAGACATTGTAATGCTTATTCCTTTCAGATCTTCAGAACAGGCTTGTGAGGCTGTTAACACAATATTGCATACAGGTGTAAGACCTTCAGCACTTGAGTTCATGGAAAGAGATGCTATTGAATGGAGTGTTAGATATCTCAATTTAGATTTGGATCTTCCTCAAGATGTTGAAGCTCATCTTCTGGTAGAGGTAGATGGAAATGATCTTGACTTGCTTTCTCGTGATGCTGAAAAAATTTATGAAGCTGTAAGTGGCTTTGACATTTATGAGCCTTTGTTTGCAGATTCGGCACAACAAAAGGAAGACTTATGGAAAGTCAGAAGAAATGTTGGTCATGCAGTAAAGTCAAACTCAATATATAAAGAAGAAGATACTGTTGTTCCCAGAGCGGAGTTGCCTGCGCTTATTAAAGAAATTAAAAGAATTTCCAATAAATATAATTTTAAGTCTGTTTGCTATGGACATGCCGGGGATGGTAATCTGCATGTAAACATTGTAAGAGGAAATCTGAGTGAAAAAGAATGGAATGAAAATATTCAGGAAGGTATTAAAGAATTATTCAAATATACAGTTGCAGTTGGTGGTACAATCTCTGGAGAGCATGGTATTGGCTACGTTCAGCGTCCTTATATTGAAATAGCGATTGGAGAAAAACAGCTGGAGTTGATGAGAGAGATCAAAAAAGCTTTTGATCCCAATGGAATTTTAAACCCGAATAAAATTTTTTAA
- the asnB gene encoding asparagine synthase (glutamine-hydrolyzing) yields the protein MCGITGIFAYNQIGSLYMINLVKAMNKLENRGPDWRGSYIDDTFGLGHRRLSIIDTSRNGDQPMKDETGRYILVYNGEVFNYQELKTGLINKGVSFNSNSDTEVLLKLLIYEGPGCLQKLIGFFSFALLDLEENSILLARDRFGVKPLYYYEDDDKFLFASELKSLLAYNIERHVDNTAVLQYLQFGFIPAPHSIIKGVKKLEPGTYLNVKKRDLRIHRYYDLSEKSVPVTDSYDAAKQKIIELLDDSVKKRMISDVPLGAFLSGGIDSSVIVALASNHNKYLNTFSIGFKDEPFFDETKYAKLVADKFQTNHTVFTLTNEDLLEEVYNVLDYIDEPFSDSSVLPLYILSKRTSKKMKVALSGDGGDEVFGGYNKHFADYKIRQGGFLMNAATALLPLLKQLPSSRNSPFYNKVRQAIKLAEGARLKDADRYLLWCSLNNEATLKGIFTENFWAEAGVGELGQRNKYYQRFFKGKPDINQVLLSDINFVLPNDMLFKADMMSMANSQEVRSPFLDHRLVEYVNGLPSSYKIGESMQKRILQDAFKEVLPKELYRRPKQGFDVPMMKWFKFELRPLIKEQLLEDEFIREQGIFSPEYIKGVKEQLFGGKALDQDKVWNLLVFQYWYRKYIFRYN from the coding sequence ATGTGTGGAATAACAGGAATATTTGCCTATAACCAGATCGGAAGCTTGTACATGATCAACCTTGTAAAGGCAATGAACAAGCTTGAAAACAGAGGGCCTGACTGGAGAGGGAGTTATATAGATGATACATTTGGTTTAGGCCATAGAAGGTTATCAATTATAGATACCAGCAGAAACGGCGATCAGCCGATGAAAGATGAAACCGGAAGGTACATTCTGGTATATAACGGGGAGGTCTTTAACTATCAGGAACTAAAGACAGGCCTTATTAATAAAGGTGTTTCTTTCAATTCTAATTCAGACACTGAAGTTTTACTAAAGCTTTTGATTTATGAAGGACCTGGATGTCTCCAAAAGCTAATCGGTTTTTTTTCCTTTGCACTGCTTGATTTAGAAGAAAATTCAATACTGCTGGCAAGAGACAGGTTTGGAGTAAAACCTTTATACTATTATGAGGATGATGATAAGTTCCTGTTTGCTTCGGAGCTGAAGTCTTTACTAGCTTATAATATTGAACGACATGTAGATAATACTGCTGTGCTGCAATATCTGCAGTTTGGTTTTATTCCGGCACCACATTCAATTATTAAAGGAGTTAAAAAACTTGAGCCTGGCACCTATCTGAATGTAAAGAAAAGAGATTTAAGGATTCACAGATATTATGATCTATCTGAAAAATCAGTTCCGGTAACTGATTCCTATGATGCAGCAAAGCAGAAGATCATCGAATTACTTGATGATTCTGTGAAGAAAAGGATGATCTCAGATGTCCCTCTGGGGGCTTTTCTGAGTGGAGGGATAGATTCTTCGGTCATCGTTGCATTGGCTAGCAATCATAACAAATATCTGAATACCTTTTCAATTGGCTTTAAGGATGAGCCATTTTTTGACGAGACAAAGTATGCGAAACTTGTTGCGGATAAATTTCAGACAAATCATACTGTATTTACACTAACCAATGAAGACCTACTTGAAGAGGTCTATAATGTGCTGGATTATATAGATGAACCATTCTCCGATTCATCGGTCCTTCCATTGTATATTTTGAGCAAACGCACATCCAAGAAGATGAAAGTCGCGTTGTCAGGTGATGGAGGAGACGAGGTGTTTGGTGGATACAATAAACATTTTGCGGATTACAAGATTAGGCAGGGAGGTTTTCTGATGAATGCTGCTACTGCTTTATTACCATTGCTTAAGCAATTACCATCTTCCAGGAATTCTCCTTTTTATAATAAGGTCCGTCAGGCAATTAAGCTTGCAGAAGGGGCGAGGCTGAAAGATGCAGACAGGTATTTGCTTTGGTGTTCATTAAATAATGAAGCGACATTGAAAGGAATATTTACAGAAAACTTTTGGGCAGAGGCAGGAGTAGGGGAGTTGGGGCAGAGAAATAAATATTATCAAAGATTTTTCAAAGGAAAGCCGGACATCAACCAGGTGCTTTTGTCGGATATAAATTTTGTACTTCCAAACGATATGCTGTTCAAAGCAGATATGATGTCTATGGCCAATAGTCAGGAAGTCAGAAGTCCATTCCTGGACCATCGTCTCGTTGAATATGTAAATGGCTTGCCCTCATCCTATAAGATCGGCGAATCTATGCAAAAAAGAATTTTGCAGGATGCCTTCAAGGAGGTCTTGCCTAAAGAACTCTACCGCCGGCCTAAGCAAGGATTTGACGTTCCAATGATGAAGTGGTTCAAATTTGAGTTGCGTCCATTGATCAAGGAACAACTGCTTGAAGACGAATTTATTAGGGAGCAGGGAATTTTTTCTCCAGAGTATATTAAAGGAGTAAAAGAGCAGCTTTTTGGGGGAAAAGCCTTAGATCAGGATAAAGTCTGGAATTTACTGGTTTTCCAATACTGGTATAGAAAATACATTTTCAGATATAATTAA
- the gmd gene encoding GDP-mannose 4,6-dehydratase: MKKALITGITGQDGAYLAELLLKKGYEVHGIKRRTSLFNTDRIDHLYMDPHEKNVNLKLHYGDLTDSTNIIRIIQEVQPDEIYNLGAMSHVKVSFETPEYTANVDGLGTLRILEAVRLLGLTEKTKIYQASTSELYGLVQEVPQSEKTPFYPRSPYAVAKMYGYWITVNYREAYNMFAVNGILFNHESPLRGETFVTRKITRGVARIALGLQDKLYLGNLDAKRDWGHAKDYVEAMWLMLQQTKPEDFVIATGITTTVRDFVILAFKEVGIELEFKGKGVKEVAKVKSCSNKAFQLKKGTEVLAVDPMYFRPTEVELLIGNPTKAKKKLKWKPQYNLKSLVKEMVKSDVELFKRDEYLKQGGHKILNYFE, translated from the coding sequence ATGAAAAAAGCTTTAATTACTGGAATTACAGGTCAGGATGGTGCATATCTGGCAGAACTTCTTCTTAAAAAAGGTTATGAAGTTCATGGAATAAAGAGAAGAACATCTCTTTTTAATACAGACAGAATCGATCACCTTTACATGGATCCCCATGAAAAGAATGTTAATCTGAAGCTTCATTACGGCGATCTTACAGATTCAACAAACATCATCAGGATTATCCAGGAAGTACAACCCGACGAGATTTACAATCTTGGTGCGATGTCGCACGTGAAGGTTAGTTTTGAAACTCCTGAATACACTGCAAATGTTGACGGGCTGGGTACATTGAGGATTCTGGAAGCAGTTCGTTTATTAGGGTTGACGGAGAAAACTAAGATCTATCAAGCTTCTACTTCTGAGCTTTACGGTTTGGTACAAGAAGTTCCTCAAAGTGAAAAAACCCCTTTCTATCCAAGATCTCCATACGCAGTAGCTAAAATGTATGGTTACTGGATCACAGTAAACTACAGAGAAGCTTATAATATGTTCGCGGTAAATGGTATCCTGTTTAACCACGAATCTCCTCTAAGAGGTGAAACTTTCGTAACAAGAAAAATCACAAGAGGGGTTGCACGTATTGCACTAGGCCTTCAGGATAAACTTTATCTCGGCAACCTTGATGCTAAAAGGGACTGGGGGCATGCTAAAGATTATGTAGAGGCAATGTGGCTGATGCTTCAGCAGACAAAACCTGAAGACTTTGTAATTGCCACCGGTATTACAACTACAGTAAGAGACTTTGTAATCCTTGCATTTAAAGAAGTGGGTATAGAACTTGAGTTCAAAGGTAAAGGAGTTAAAGAAGTTGCAAAGGTTAAGTCCTGCTCTAATAAGGCCTTCCAGTTGAAAAAAGGAACAGAGGTTTTAGCAGTTGATCCGATGTATTTCAGACCTACCGAAGTAGAACTATTAATCGGAAACCCAACTAAGGCTAAGAAAAAACTTAAATGGAAGCCTCAGTATAATTTAAAGTCTTTAGTTAAGGAAATGGTAAAATCGGATGTTGAACTATTTAAGAGAGACGAATATCTGAAACAAGGCGGACATAAGATTCTGAATTATTTTGAATAG
- the fcl gene encoding GDP-L-fucose synthase: MQKDSKIFVAGSRGMVGSAIVRKLQKEGFSNLVLRTSKELDLRDQKQVQDFFEKEKPEYVFLAAAKVGGILANNTYRADFIYENLMIQNNVIHQAYVHKVKKLMFLGSSCIYPKLAPQPLKEESLLTGLLEYTNEPYAIAKIAGIKMCEAYRDQYGCNFISVMPTNLYGPNDNYDLKNSHVLPALIRKFHTAKKEAQETVEIWGTGSPKREFLHVDDLADACFFLMQNYNEKGFLNIGVGDDITIKDLALLVKKIVGFEGELVFDTSKPDGTPRKLMDVGCLNGLGWKASIPLEEGIASVYSEVKSIL, from the coding sequence ATGCAGAAGGACAGTAAAATTTTTGTTGCCGGGTCGAGGGGAATGGTAGGTTCTGCCATTGTAAGGAAGCTGCAGAAGGAAGGATTCTCCAACCTGGTCCTTAGAACCTCTAAGGAGCTGGATCTAAGAGATCAGAAGCAGGTGCAGGATTTCTTTGAAAAGGAAAAACCTGAGTATGTATTTCTTGCTGCAGCCAAAGTAGGAGGAATATTGGCCAACAACACTTACCGGGCAGATTTTATCTATGAAAACCTGATGATACAGAATAATGTGATTCATCAGGCCTATGTACATAAGGTGAAGAAGCTGATGTTTCTGGGCTCTTCCTGTATTTATCCAAAACTGGCGCCCCAGCCTTTAAAGGAAGAAAGTCTTTTAACAGGTTTACTTGAGTATACTAACGAACCTTATGCAATTGCTAAAATTGCTGGAATAAAGATGTGTGAAGCATACAGAGATCAGTATGGATGCAATTTCATTTCTGTAATGCCTACTAATCTTTATGGTCCTAATGACAATTATGACCTTAAGAATTCTCACGTATTACCTGCACTGATCAGAAAGTTTCACACTGCAAAAAAGGAAGCTCAGGAGACTGTTGAGATATGGGGAACCGGTTCTCCAAAGAGGGAGTTCCTTCATGTGGATGACCTTGCGGATGCATGTTTCTTTTTGATGCAAAACTATAATGAAAAAGGATTTCTGAACATCGGAGTAGGGGATGATATCACTATCAAAGACCTTGCGCTACTTGTCAAAAAGATTGTTGGCTTTGAAGGAGAGTTGGTTTTTGATACATCTAAACCTGATGGAACACCAAGGAAATTAATGGATGTAGGCTGCCTTAATGGTTTGGGCTGGAAGGCAAGTATTCCTCTTGAAGAAGGAATTGCTTCTGTGTATAGTGAGGTCAAATCAATATTGTAG
- a CDS encoding DegT/DnrJ/EryC1/StrS family aminotransferase, which yields MDFIPFLDLSRQYQKIKQELLKASEEVFEASTFSLGSDVEKFEEQFASFCKVKHAVGVDNGTSAIVLALKSCGIKENDEVIVPANSFIATAAAVSHIGGVPVFVDCTTDTWQISPEDVKRKITSKTKAIIGVHLYGMPFDVEGIRKIAEENKLLLIEDCAQAQGATYNGVSVGNFGKAGTFSFYPVKNLGAYGEAGAVVTNDDEVSERVKRLRNHGSVEKYVHEEIGFNMRIDALQAAFLSVKLKHLNEWNFRRREIAEFYIGTIKNPKLTFQYVPENCHSVYHLFVATIKDRDGFRDYLNQHKIGSGLHYPIPCHLQKAYSSLGYSKGDLPNSEYLAEHCLSLPMFPELRQSELEYIAQVINKY from the coding sequence ATGGACTTCATTCCTTTTCTTGATCTAAGCAGACAATATCAAAAGATAAAGCAAGAGCTGCTTAAGGCAAGTGAAGAGGTTTTTGAAGCTTCAACATTTTCACTTGGTTCCGACGTTGAAAAATTCGAGGAACAATTTGCTTCTTTTTGTAAGGTAAAACATGCTGTAGGCGTCGATAACGGAACTTCAGCAATTGTACTAGCTCTAAAATCCTGCGGAATCAAAGAGAACGATGAAGTTATCGTTCCGGCTAATTCATTTATCGCTACAGCAGCTGCCGTCTCGCACATTGGAGGAGTCCCGGTATTTGTGGACTGCACAACTGATACATGGCAAATAAGTCCGGAAGATGTGAAGAGAAAAATTACGTCAAAGACAAAAGCGATTATAGGTGTGCATCTTTATGGAATGCCATTTGATGTTGAAGGCATTCGAAAAATTGCAGAAGAAAATAAACTATTACTTATAGAAGATTGTGCTCAGGCACAGGGGGCGACCTACAACGGAGTGTCTGTCGGAAATTTTGGAAAAGCGGGCACCTTTAGCTTTTACCCGGTAAAAAACCTTGGAGCGTATGGTGAAGCCGGAGCTGTGGTAACTAATGATGATGAGGTTTCGGAGAGAGTTAAAAGATTAAGAAATCATGGAAGTGTTGAAAAATATGTCCATGAAGAAATAGGCTTTAACATGAGGATTGATGCTCTTCAGGCGGCATTTTTATCAGTAAAATTAAAGCATTTGAATGAATGGAATTTTAGACGAAGAGAGATTGCTGAATTTTATATAGGTACTATCAAAAATCCTAAACTGACATTTCAATATGTACCTGAGAACTGTCATTCGGTGTATCATCTTTTTGTAGCGACTATCAAGGACAGAGATGGTTTTCGGGATTATTTAAACCAACATAAGATAGGAAGCGGCCTTCATTATCCCATACCTTGTCACCTTCAAAAAGCATATTCATCTTTGGGCTATTCAAAAGGGGATCTGCCGAATTCCGAATATCTTGCAGAGCATTGTCTTTCGCTTCCAATGTTCCCTGAGTTAAGACAATCTGAGCTGGAATATATTGCCCAGGTGATAAATAAATATTAA
- a CDS encoding Gfo/Idh/MocA family protein — protein MKEETIKFAIIGCGHIGKRHAAMIEQHPEAEVVALCDIKPKENLDLASFSHLPFYNSINALLKNHPESRVINICTPNALHADQAIIALQANKSVVIEKPMDISSDKCREVIEESRRMNKQVFCVMQNRYSPPSVWLKNIMEEKRLGKIYMVQINCFWNRDERYYHKHTWKGTKKLDGGTLFTQFSHFIDMMFWLFGDIKNIRSTFHNFSHNGLTEFEDSGYINFDFVHEGTGSFNFTTSVYDKNLESSITIIGEKGTIKVGGQYMNEVVYCNVKDYTMPELAPSNPPNDYGYYKGSAANHHFIIENVVDTLKGRSRATTTAEEGMQVVDMIERMIKAGKKHLLPF, from the coding sequence GTGAAGGAAGAAACGATAAAATTTGCAATCATAGGTTGCGGTCATATTGGAAAAAGACATGCTGCAATGATTGAGCAACATCCTGAGGCTGAAGTTGTCGCTCTATGCGATATAAAACCTAAAGAAAATTTAGATCTGGCCAGCTTTAGTCATCTTCCTTTTTATAATTCTATAAATGCCCTATTAAAAAATCATCCCGAATCCCGCGTAATTAATATATGCACACCCAATGCGCTCCATGCAGATCAGGCAATAATCGCTCTTCAGGCAAATAAATCCGTAGTCATTGAAAAGCCTATGGATATTTCTTCAGATAAATGCCGCGAGGTAATTGAAGAAAGCAGGAGAATGAACAAGCAAGTATTCTGTGTTATGCAGAATAGATATAGTCCGCCGTCTGTATGGTTGAAAAATATCATGGAAGAAAAACGACTGGGTAAAATATACATGGTGCAGATCAATTGTTTCTGGAACAGGGATGAACGTTATTACCATAAACATACCTGGAAAGGAACTAAAAAGCTTGATGGAGGAACCTTATTCACTCAGTTTTCTCATTTCATAGATATGATGTTCTGGCTTTTTGGAGACATCAAGAATATTCGTTCTACTTTTCATAATTTTTCACACAACGGCCTCACAGAATTCGAAGACTCAGGATACATTAACTTTGACTTTGTACATGAAGGAACAGGCTCTTTTAATTTTACCACTTCTGTTTATGATAAAAACCTGGAAAGCAGTATTACCATAATCGGCGAAAAAGGTACAATAAAAGTAGGAGGACAATATATGAATGAAGTGGTTTATTGCAATGTCAAAGATTATACAATGCCTGAGCTTGCGCCATCCAATCCACCGAATGATTATGGATATTACAAAGGTTCTGCTGCGAATCATCATTTCATTATAGAAAATGTGGTGGATACTTTAAAAGGCAGAAGCCGCGCTACCACTACAGCAGAAGAAGGAATGCAGGTTGTTGATATGATCGAAAGAATGATCAAGGCCGGTAAAAAACATTTACTGCCTTTCTGA
- a CDS encoding acyltransferase gives MPENYFVHETAVVDPGCVIGGGTKIWHFCHIMPNSKIGDNCSLGQNVVISPGTILGNNVKIQNNVSVYTGVECEDDVFLGPSMVFTNVINPRSAIVRKSEYKKTLVKRGATIGANATIICGITIGEFAFIGAGTVVTKSVQPFALIIGNPGRHKGWMSEYGHKLQFNEAGIAVCRESGQQYELKNSTVNRIS, from the coding sequence ATGCCTGAGAATTATTTTGTACATGAAACCGCAGTCGTAGATCCTGGTTGTGTCATCGGGGGAGGCACCAAAATCTGGCATTTCTGTCATATTATGCCTAATTCCAAAATCGGAGACAATTGTTCGCTGGGTCAAAACGTTGTTATATCACCGGGAACCATTCTTGGCAATAATGTTAAAATTCAGAATAATGTCTCCGTATACACAGGTGTCGAATGTGAAGATGATGTCTTTCTTGGACCTTCAATGGTTTTTACCAATGTAATAAATCCGAGAAGCGCTATTGTCAGAAAAAGCGAATACAAAAAGACACTTGTTAAAAGAGGGGCTACGATTGGCGCCAACGCTACAATTATCTGCGGAATCACCATCGGAGAATTTGCCTTTATCGGAGCAGGTACCGTAGTGACAAAATCAGTTCAGCCATTTGCCCTGATTATAGGAAACCCTGGCAGACATAAAGGCTGGATGAGCGAATACGGACATAAATTACAGTTTAACGAAGCCGGAATTGCTGTTTGCAGAGAAAGCGGACAACAATACGAGTTAAAAAACAGTACAGTAAATAGAATTAGTTAA
- a CDS encoding DegT/DnrJ/EryC1/StrS family aminotransferase codes for MQIKLVDLEKQYFRYKTEIDNELRRVISSTHFIQGPQVKAFESELSKFVNIPFCISCGNGTDALQIALMACELQENAEIIIPAFSYVAPLEAAAILKLKPVLIDSDPTSFNIDPLKIPPLITSQTRAIIAVHLFGQACDMATIKKLTEKTGIKIIEDNAQSLGSEHILKQEKVTTGSIGDISTTSFFPSKVLGCFGDGGAIFTADNNLAQKIKMIANHGQAQKYQHELVGVNSRLDTIQAAVLSVKLKYLAEDISKRQKAAEFYNEKFAGIEEIVTPAISSGNSHVFHQYTLRIKKKRNDLRKFLEENGIPSMIYYPVPLHLQKAYSYLGYKKGDFPVAEMLAEEVLSLPMHPDLNPEELSYIANKLLAFFKA; via the coding sequence ATGCAAATAAAGCTGGTTGATCTGGAAAAACAATATTTCCGATATAAAACTGAAATAGATAATGAACTGAGACGAGTCATTTCTTCAACTCATTTTATTCAAGGTCCTCAAGTAAAAGCTTTTGAATCTGAACTTTCCAAATTTGTAAATATCCCTTTCTGCATCAGTTGTGGAAATGGAACAGATGCACTTCAGATCGCTTTAATGGCTTGCGAATTACAGGAAAACGCTGAAATTATTATCCCTGCCTTCAGCTATGTCGCCCCTCTGGAAGCAGCAGCAATATTAAAATTAAAGCCAGTATTGATAGATTCTGACCCGACTTCCTTTAACATCGATCCGCTAAAAATTCCTCCACTGATCACTTCGCAAACCAGGGCTATTATTGCGGTTCATTTGTTTGGCCAGGCATGTGACATGGCAACAATTAAAAAACTTACTGAAAAAACTGGGATCAAAATTATTGAAGACAATGCACAGTCCCTTGGATCTGAGCACATTTTAAAGCAGGAAAAGGTCACGACCGGTTCAATTGGTGACATCAGTACAACTTCCTTTTTTCCATCCAAAGTTTTAGGATGCTTTGGTGATGGTGGAGCTATTTTTACCGCTGACAATAACCTGGCCCAAAAAATCAAAATGATAGCCAATCATGGTCAGGCTCAGAAATATCAGCACGAATTAGTTGGGGTAAATTCCAGGCTGGATACAATTCAGGCGGCAGTTTTATCTGTCAAATTAAAATATCTTGCAGAAGACATTTCAAAAAGACAAAAAGCCGCAGAATTTTATAATGAAAAATTTGCCGGCATTGAAGAAATTGTCACTCCTGCTATTTCTTCAGGAAACAGCCATGTTTTTCATCAATACACTCTAAGAATAAAGAAAAAAAGAAACGACCTTAGGAAATTCCTTGAAGAAAATGGCATTCCTTCAATGATTTATTATCCGGTTCCCCTTCATCTTCAGAAGGCTTATTCGTATTTAGGATATAAAAAAGGAGATTTTCCGGTAGCTGAAATGTTGGCAGAAGAGGTACTTTCTCTGCCCATGCATCCGGATCTTAATCCCGAAGAATTATCTTATATTGCGAATAAATTACTGGCTTTCTTCAAAGCCTAA
- a CDS encoding ABC transporter permease, with the protein MSEIENLERIEYEIKPAGNLSLNLSELWQYKELFYFFTWRDIKVKYKQTYLGVAWVVLQPFITMIVFSVFFGRLLKVPSMGLPYPLFVFSGLMFWNIFSSGLTNSGDSMVSNANIIKKIYFPRLIIPVSALLVSVFDFVFTFILFVGLALILGFSVPFRFFAFLPLGLLLTILTTFGLGTLLSALNVKYRDFRYTIPFIIQLTLFLTPVIYPVSIIKSDWAKYFFALNPMTGAINLSRAGLTNTSVDIIPLLISVGSALIIAVLGILIFKKTEAYFADLA; encoded by the coding sequence ATGAGTGAAATAGAAAATTTAGAACGAATTGAATATGAAATAAAACCCGCCGGAAATCTTTCGTTAAACCTTAGTGAACTTTGGCAATATAAAGAACTCTTTTATTTTTTTACCTGGAGGGATATTAAAGTTAAGTATAAGCAGACCTATCTTGGAGTAGCCTGGGTTGTATTACAACCTTTTATTACAATGATAGTGTTTTCAGTTTTCTTTGGAAGATTGCTTAAAGTCCCGTCAATGGGATTGCCATATCCTTTATTTGTGTTTTCCGGATTGATGTTCTGGAACATTTTCTCCAGCGGGCTTACCAATTCTGGTGATAGCATGGTTTCAAATGCGAATATTATAAAAAAGATCTATTTCCCAAGACTGATAATTCCGGTATCCGCATTACTTGTATCAGTGTTTGATTTTGTTTTTACATTTATTCTTTTTGTGGGGCTGGCACTGATTTTAGGATTTTCAGTTCCATTCAGGTTCTTTGCTTTTCTTCCATTAGGACTTTTGTTAACTATTTTAACCACTTTTGGATTAGGCACCTTGCTTTCAGCCTTAAATGTAAAATATAGAGATTTTCGCTATACCATACCATTTATTATACAGCTTACATTATTTCTCACCCCAGTGATATATCCTGTTTCTATTATTAAATCAGATTGGGCTAAATATTTTTTTGCCTTAAATCCAATGACAGGAGCCATAAATCTGAGCAGAGCAGGTCTTACAAATACTTCAGTAGATATCATACCTCTTTTGATAAGCGTTGGCTCTGCCTTAATTATAGCTGTTCTGGGTATTTTGATTTTCAAAAAAACAGAGGCTTACTTTGCTGATTTGGCCTGA